The Canis lupus familiaris isolate Mischka breed German Shepherd chromosome X, alternate assembly UU_Cfam_GSD_1.0, whole genome shotgun sequence genome has a segment encoding these proteins:
- the TGIF2LX gene encoding homeobox protein TGIF2LX: MSMEDTEETPAGNQSLTEGTSVTLNRDTGPDKVLASLEGKRKRKGYLPTESVKILRDWLYEHRFKAYPSEAEKRMLSEQTNLSFLQISNWFINARRRVLPEMLQQDGNDLNQTIIYHQKGKAADVTHEQSTDLSPQSRSGPRGPDKMQCLPLSLLPVGQKTEEKLLDSELSPGQKLTPKAQPNKMVKFSTSESLLMTSPKPELTEEYKDFSSFQLLVDAAVQKAAELELQKKQEPNP; encoded by the coding sequence ATGAGTATGGAAGACACTGAAGAAACCCCAGCAGGTAACCAAAGCCTGACTGAAGGCACCTCAGTCACATTGAATAGGGACACTGGTCCAGATAAAGTTCTTGCTTCACTAGagggcaagaggaagagaaaagggtaCTTGCCAACTGAGTCAGTGAAGATCCTCCGAGACTGGCTGTATGAACACCGGTTTAAGGCCTACCCTTCAGAAGCAGAGAAGCGAATGCTGTCTGAGCAGACTAATTTGTCTTTCCTGCAGATCTCTAACTGGTTTATCAATGCCCGCAGACGTGTTCTTCCAGAAATGCTTCAACAGGATGGAAATGACCTCAACCAGACCATCATATACCACCAAAAAGGCAAGGCTGCTGATGTGACCCATGAGCAGAGCACAGATTTATCTCCACAGTCCAGGTCAGGGCCTCGAGGTCCAGACAAGATGCAGTGCCTGCCCTTGAGCCTCCTTCCAGTGGGCcagaagacagaggagaagctGCTAGATTCAGAGTTGTCTCCAGGCCAGAAGCTGACCCCAAAGGCCCAGCCAAATAAAATGGTCAAGTTTTCCACTAGTGAATCCTTGCTTATGACATCTCCCAAGCCTGAGTTAACAGAGGAGTACAAGGACTTCAGTAGCTTCCAGCTGCTGGTTGATGCAGCTGTGCAAAAAGCTGCAGAACTGGAGCTACAGAAGAAACAAGAGCCCAATCCATGA